Proteins encoded in a region of the Vicia villosa cultivar HV-30 ecotype Madison, WI linkage group LG5, Vvil1.0, whole genome shotgun sequence genome:
- the LOC131606038 gene encoding uncharacterized protein LOC131606038: protein MRRFLVDRASIENVNVVQPEAELEPPPNVVNEFNPNEIVRDPGHRKQINEYASDIQDQVRRAYILKGPMQPDLPSFPRTPFGSVSRAFSKSWYKNYTWLEYSEIKDAAYCFYCFLFKQPGRAEHFGFEVFTKSGYRDWKHASKSLKDHVGSHNSLHNSCVKHYDDYNNQRQSVASKFAKATKESEELYKIRLTCSVDCSRYLMAQGMAFRGHDESSTSLNKGNFREMVDWVKSSNEQVRDAFDRGGKNCTMTSGDIQKELATCCAHEVTKVILEELGDRQFSVLIDESRDISVKEQMAVMLRLVVVFSNF from the coding sequence ATGAGGAGATTTTTGGTTGATAGAGCAAgtattgagaatgtgaatgttgtgcAACCGGAAGCCGAATTAGAACCGCCACCTAACGTAGTTAATGAGTTTAACCCAAATGAGATTGTGCGCGATCCAGGTCATAGGAAACAAATTAATGAGTATGCTTCGGATATTCAAGATCAGGTGAGGAGGGCATATATATTGAAGGGTCCAATGCAACCAGATTTGCCAAGCTTTCCTCGTACTCCATTTGGAAGTGTTTCTAGAGCATTTAGTAAATCATGGTATAAGAATTACACATGGTTAGAATACAGTGAGATCAAGGATGCAGCttattgtttttattgctttctctTTAAGCAACCCGGGAGGGCCGAGCACTTTGGTTTTGAAGTCTTCACTAAAAGCGGGTATAGAGATTGGAAGCATGCATCTAAAAGCTTGAAAGATCACGTTGGTAGTCATAACAGTTTACACAACTCATGTGTCAAGCATTACgatgattataataatcaaagacaAAGTGTGGCAAGTAAGTTTGCTAAAGCAACCAAGGAATCAGAAGAATTGTATAAGATTCGTTTGACTTGTTCTGTAGATTGTTCAAGATATCTCATGGCACAAGGCATGGCTTTCCGTGGTCATGATGAATCCTCTACTTCTCTAAATAAGGGAAATTTTAGAGAGATGGTGGATTGGGTAAAATCTTCGAATGAACAAGTGAGGGATGCTTTTGATCGTGGTGGAAAAAATTGCACAATGACATCCGGTGACATTCAAAAAGAGCTTGCAACCTGTTGTGCACATGAAGTTACCAAGGTGATACTGGAAGAGCTTGGTGATAGACAATTCTCTGTGCTTATTGACGAGTCACGTGATATATCCGTCAAAGAGCAAATGGCAGTGATGTTGAGGTTAGTAGTTGTATTTTCCAATTTCTAA